In Odocoileus virginianus isolate 20LAN1187 ecotype Illinois unplaced genomic scaffold, Ovbor_1.2 Unplaced_Contig_38, whole genome shotgun sequence, one DNA window encodes the following:
- the LOC110135908 gene encoding cytochrome c oxidase subunit 7B, mitochondrial produces MFPLAKNALSRLRVQTIQQAVARQIHQKRAPDFHDKYGNAVLASGATFCVAVWVYTATQIGIEWNPSPVGRVTPKEWREQ; encoded by the coding sequence ATGTTTCCCTTGGCCAAAAACGCACTAAGTCGTCTGAGAGTTCAAACCATTCAGCAAGCAGTGGCAAGGCAGATCCACCAGAAGCGGGCACCTGATTTCCATGACAAATATGGTAATGCCGTATTAGCTAGTGGAGCCACTTTCTGTGTTGCTGTATGGGTATATACGGCAACACAAATTGGAATAGAGTGGAACCCATCGCCTGTTGGCAGAGTCACCCCAAAGGAATGGAGAGAACAGTAA